In Priestia megaterium NBRC 15308 = ATCC 14581, the following proteins share a genomic window:
- a CDS encoding response regulator transcription factor produces the protein MEDASILLVDDEVAIVKMLETVLKKEGFNQIYKAHTAQEALDVLHNQTIDIILLDVMLPDQSGFDICPKIRELSNAYILFITAKVSDLDVLTGFAMGGDDYVTKPFNPLEIAARIKARLRRKQVLTEGTSIRTEPQSSNRYEFDRFTVDESAGELIVDGQTVSCPAQVFLLLLHFCKNMNIVLSKSQLLEAVWGYNQFVDDNTVTVHIRRIRERIEDNPSNPKHLVTVRGLGYKLVNGKAL, from the coding sequence TTGGAAGATGCGTCTATATTGCTAGTTGATGATGAAGTTGCCATCGTCAAAATGCTGGAGACAGTATTAAAAAAAGAAGGATTCAACCAAATTTATAAAGCTCACACCGCTCAAGAAGCGCTGGATGTTTTACATAATCAAACAATTGATATTATTTTGTTGGACGTAATGCTTCCCGATCAAAGCGGATTTGATATCTGTCCTAAAATTCGTGAGCTCTCAAACGCGTATATTTTATTCATAACAGCCAAAGTATCCGACCTGGACGTACTAACGGGTTTCGCCATGGGAGGAGACGACTACGTAACTAAGCCGTTTAATCCTTTAGAAATTGCGGCACGAATTAAAGCACGACTGCGCAGAAAGCAAGTGCTGACTGAAGGAACTTCTATAAGAACGGAACCACAATCGTCAAATCGCTATGAGTTTGATCGTTTTACTGTAGATGAATCGGCAGGAGAACTCATTGTGGATGGTCAAACGGTTTCTTGCCCCGCCCAAGTGTTTTTATTGCTTCTTCACTTTTGTAAAAATATGAATATTGTTCTTTCTAAATCACAGCTTCTTGAAGCCGTCTGGGGATATAATCAGTTTGTAGACGATAATACAGTAACCGTGCATATTCGAAGAATTCGAGAACGAATTGAAGATAATCCTAGCAACCCAAAACATTTAGTTACGGTACGAGGGCTTGG
- a CDS encoding DUF418 domain-containing protein: protein MSNDFRRVKVIDSMRGFSLFGILLANMLIFQYGIYGKDMIHLFSLSPSDSAAYVFLKVAVEESFMPIFTFLFGYSMVKMKESLERRKLGVKRHFFRRFLLLLGFGLLHGVFLWEGDILTFYGMMGVFLLLFFLKRKAKTLLVWVSILLVLTGAAGYGSLNDNMYLLSDKQTLTTYVKDTIHVYGSGTYEQIKDHRNNVDPMNITGYKFAFAFLFTPFIMGALFLFGMYAGKKKWFYDVSANQKQYGRWAAALIPLGLLLKGTMYVWPDANWAGSTHMLGGSLLSLGYIAGFAWLYAKYEKSFLIKAFESVGRISLSNYLMQTVICTTIFYGYGLGYFGKLGMIAGIFVCIGIYGIQLIGSYMYVQKFQTGPVEKLLRIWTNFSWSGKPKEKKALPAEVNHPFVG, encoded by the coding sequence ATGAGTAATGATTTTAGGCGGGTTAAAGTAATTGATAGTATGAGAGGATTCAGCTTGTTTGGTATTTTACTAGCGAATATGCTGATTTTTCAATATGGCATTTACGGAAAGGATATGATTCATCTCTTCTCGCTATCACCAAGTGATTCAGCAGCCTATGTCTTTTTAAAAGTCGCGGTAGAGGAAAGTTTTATGCCGATTTTCACCTTTTTATTTGGCTATTCAATGGTGAAGATGAAAGAAAGCTTAGAAAGAAGGAAGCTAGGCGTAAAAAGGCATTTCTTTCGCCGTTTTCTTCTGCTTCTAGGGTTTGGCTTACTGCATGGAGTGTTTTTATGGGAAGGAGATATTCTTACGTTTTACGGAATGATGGGAGTATTTTTACTACTTTTCTTTTTAAAGCGTAAAGCCAAAACACTTTTGGTGTGGGTATCGATTTTGCTGGTCCTTACAGGAGCAGCCGGATACGGTTCATTAAACGATAATATGTATCTTCTTAGCGATAAACAAACGCTTACGACATATGTAAAAGATACGATTCATGTGTATGGAAGTGGAACTTATGAACAGATTAAAGACCACCGCAACAATGTTGATCCGATGAATATAACAGGATATAAATTTGCTTTTGCCTTCTTGTTTACGCCATTTATAATGGGCGCTTTGTTTTTATTTGGTATGTATGCAGGAAAGAAAAAGTGGTTTTACGATGTTTCAGCTAATCAAAAACAGTATGGCCGTTGGGCAGCCGCGCTGATTCCGCTTGGCTTGCTGTTAAAAGGGACTATGTACGTATGGCCAGATGCTAATTGGGCTGGTTCTACACATATGTTAGGTGGAAGTCTTCTATCTCTTGGTTATATTGCAGGCTTTGCTTGGTTATATGCAAAATACGAGAAGTCATTTTTGATAAAGGCTTTTGAAAGTGTAGGCAGGATATCGCTTAGTAATTATTTAATGCAAACGGTCATATGCACGACGATTTTTTACGGTTATGGATTAGGTTATTTCGGAAAGCTCGGCATGATTGCAGGGATTTTTGTCTGTATAGGTATTTACGGAATTCAGCTTATCGGCAGCTATATGTACGTACAAAAATTTCAAACTGGACCGGTGGAGAAGCTACTGCGTATATGGACAAATTTTTCTTGGAGTGGAAAGCCCAAAGAAAAAAAAGCTTTACCGGCGGAAGTAAATCATCCTTTTGTTGGATGA
- a CDS encoding ABC transporter permease: MWAISLKEFQSLFKSIKSIIVILIVCGASYGIAHIVSQLGGQLTSAQIQDGANGGILVMLLGFGPLFISSLSHNVINQEIKTRTARFLVTKTSRERIVLGKFLGICCFWLVCISISFLLIAFISHHFSFYIFLECLLFTVCIISFVLMLSALMPSPTHTMFLSIILSFVLPVLSVWSIFSSKAYIAWFKYVTPYYYLKLEKGYLTVLLIFAALCLCTALWSFKRREV, translated from the coding sequence ATGTGGGCTATTAGTTTAAAAGAGTTTCAAAGCTTATTTAAAAGTATTAAATCAATTATCGTTATCTTAATCGTATGCGGTGCTTCCTATGGAATAGCCCATATAGTTAGTCAACTTGGAGGTCAACTGACGAGTGCACAGATTCAAGATGGAGCCAACGGGGGAATTTTGGTGATGCTTCTCGGGTTCGGACCTTTATTTATTTCAAGTCTTTCTCATAATGTTATTAATCAAGAAATTAAGACAAGAACAGCAAGGTTTTTAGTTACCAAAACATCAAGAGAGCGTATTGTACTAGGGAAATTCTTAGGTATTTGCTGTTTCTGGCTTGTTTGTATCTCTATTTCATTTCTACTGATTGCGTTTATTTCGCATCATTTTTCTTTTTATATATTTTTAGAGTGCCTGCTATTCACCGTTTGTATCATTTCATTTGTTTTAATGCTTTCAGCTTTAATGCCAAGCCCAACTCATACTATGTTTTTATCAATTATTTTATCGTTTGTTCTACCGGTACTGAGCGTGTGGAGCATATTTTCATCAAAAGCGTACATTGCATGGTTTAAGTATGTGACACCCTACTACTATTTAAAGCTGGAGAAAGGGTATCTAACAGTTCTTCTTATTTTTGCAGCACTTTGTTTATGTACGGCACTTTGGAGTTTTAAAAGGAGAGAAGTATAA
- a CDS encoding ABC transporter ATP-binding protein: MYAIETSKLTKKYGSKTVVNGINLQVSQGEIYGFLGRNGAGKSTFINMLTGVSFPSAGEFTLLGQSDIDLELQKKIGVLPDYANFYDEMTALNHLRYFLKVNGHRFSKEYCSNVLKKVGLEGHEHQKVGKFSFGMKKKLGIAQAIVADPDLIFLDEPTSGVDVESALHIHELIRELQNQGKTIFMTSHNLNEVEKICTRVAIMKNGVILIEGTMEELRFQYQAKKTVMIKHDPYPNSHKEYIQQFFRTLSPEVEYHHMYTKVMLQKERNIPLIIRELIQCGIDIYQVHVEEPSLEEIFLQKNIVDHSQVS; encoded by the coding sequence ATGTATGCTATTGAAACAAGTAAGTTAACTAAAAAATATGGATCTAAAACAGTTGTTAACGGTATTAATTTACAGGTATCACAAGGGGAAATTTACGGATTTTTAGGAAGAAACGGAGCAGGAAAGTCTACATTTATTAATATGCTTACCGGCGTTTCATTTCCTTCAGCAGGAGAATTTACGCTGCTGGGACAGAGTGATATTGATTTAGAGCTTCAGAAGAAAATAGGTGTGCTTCCTGACTATGCTAACTTTTATGATGAGATGACAGCGCTCAATCATTTGCGCTATTTTTTAAAGGTAAACGGCCATCGTTTTTCGAAAGAATACTGTAGTAATGTACTGAAGAAAGTAGGACTAGAAGGACATGAGCATCAGAAAGTTGGAAAGTTTTCATTTGGAATGAAAAAGAAGTTAGGAATTGCTCAAGCAATTGTAGCAGACCCAGATCTTATCTTTTTAGATGAACCAACTTCTGGAGTAGATGTTGAATCTGCTCTCCACATTCATGAACTAATAAGAGAACTCCAAAATCAAGGCAAGACAATTTTTATGACGTCTCATAATTTAAATGAAGTTGAGAAGATTTGTACACGTGTAGCGATTATGAAAAATGGGGTCATTTTAATAGAAGGTACAATGGAAGAGCTGCGCTTTCAATATCAAGCGAAAAAAACGGTGATGATCAAACATGATCCTTATCCAAACAGTCACAAAGAATACATTCAACAGTTTTTCCGCACGTTGAGTCCCGAAGTTGAATACCATCACATGTACACAAAAGTGATGCTTCAAAAAGAAAGAAATATTCCTCTTATTATTCGCGAATTGATTCAATGCGGCATCGACATTTATCAAGTTCACGTCGAAGAACCTTCTTTAGAAGAGATCTTTTTGCAAAAAAATATTGTGGATCACTCACAGGTGAGTTAA
- a CDS encoding undecaprenyl-diphosphatase yields MLSAINSVDYTIFHAVNQYASHVKPLDSLMVFFADYAQYVLIVLLGLFLLINKNGSRVVAFQALCACATGVIINKVISLFAYRDRPFISHHVNQLIDHAANSSFPSDHATSALVITFTIWLHFKRSGRMWVVMGALIAFSRVWVGVHYPFDVLTGAVLGCVLALFIHYVIFNTKIMRAITNLSIFRKSAYDRQSQYY; encoded by the coding sequence ATGTTATCAGCTATTAATTCAGTAGATTATACCATCTTCCACGCGGTGAATCAGTATGCCTCACACGTAAAGCCTCTAGATTCGCTGATGGTATTCTTTGCAGATTATGCCCAGTATGTACTTATCGTTTTACTCGGCTTGTTTTTACTTATTAATAAAAACGGCAGCCGTGTTGTAGCATTTCAAGCTTTGTGTGCTTGTGCAACAGGAGTCATTATCAATAAAGTGATTAGTTTATTTGCTTATCGAGATCGTCCGTTTATCTCTCACCACGTGAATCAGCTTATTGATCACGCCGCAAATTCTTCATTTCCAAGCGATCATGCTACATCTGCATTAGTTATCACTTTTACCATTTGGCTGCATTTCAAACGTTCAGGGCGCATGTGGGTTGTCATGGGTGCACTCATTGCATTTTCACGCGTATGGGTTGGCGTTCACTATCCATTCGATGTGTTAACAGGAGCCGTTTTAGGCTGCGTGCTGGCGCTGTTTATTCATTATGTTATTTTTAATACGAAAATCATGAGAGCTATTACCAATCTGTCTATTTTTCGAAAATCAGCTTATGACAGGCAGTCTCAATATTATTAA
- a CDS encoding organic hydroperoxide resistance protein: protein MKALYETTVVNTGGRTGEVHSLDNIFNLDVATPPALGGEATTATNPEQLFAAGYSACFNSALEFMLKKHNVEIKSSEVKATVQLLPDKADQGVKIGVALEAHIEGLDLETAKKYVDLAHSYCPYSKAISGNVDVTVEVV, encoded by the coding sequence ATGAAAGCTTTATATGAAACAACAGTTGTTAACACAGGTGGAAGAACAGGAGAAGTTCACTCTTTAGATAACATCTTTAACTTAGACGTGGCAACACCGCCAGCGCTTGGTGGAGAAGCAACAACAGCAACAAACCCAGAGCAGCTATTTGCAGCTGGATACAGTGCTTGTTTCAACAGCGCGTTAGAATTTATGTTGAAAAAACATAACGTAGAAATCAAAAGCAGTGAAGTGAAAGCTACTGTTCAGCTGCTTCCTGATAAAGCTGATCAAGGAGTAAAAATTGGAGTAGCGCTTGAAGCTCATATCGAAGGCTTAGATTTAGAAACAGCTAAAAAATATGTAGACCTAGCCCATTCATACTGCCCGTATTCAAAAGCAATCAGCGGCAACGTAGACGTAACGGTAGAAGTAGTTTAA
- a CDS encoding sodium:proton antiporter — MEGLSVFLLVFLLGIRHGLDADHLAFIDGQTRYNWRMGSRFAPWVGMLFSLGHGGMVAVTAGVLGVVMKNFTFPSYFDHFASWVSIISLFLIGTLNTYHLLRTKNKEEEFQLSGLKGKFIPKIAKGTTNPFLIILVGALFALAAETVSQTAVWSLAVGNAGKYTPLLLGLVFMFGMMLTDTIDSLIVHKMVNESSKFGQSASRLMGWVIVVLAYGVSFYLAFTFFNPWAEVNFEMVGIILFVFLVSMFVFVSVKSKGKNIKINVN; from the coding sequence ATGGAAGGTTTATCAGTTTTTTTACTTGTCTTTTTATTAGGAATCAGGCACGGATTGGATGCAGATCACTTAGCTTTTATTGATGGCCAGACTCGATATAATTGGCGAATGGGCAGCCGTTTTGCCCCGTGGGTCGGAATGCTGTTTTCACTAGGTCACGGAGGAATGGTGGCCGTCACGGCCGGGGTGCTGGGCGTGGTGATGAAGAATTTTACGTTTCCATCGTATTTCGATCATTTTGCATCTTGGGTATCCATTATCTCTCTCTTTCTAATCGGGACATTAAACACATATCATTTGCTTCGAACCAAAAATAAAGAGGAAGAGTTTCAGCTGAGCGGGTTAAAAGGGAAGTTTATTCCGAAAATCGCAAAAGGAACAACGAATCCTTTTTTAATTATTCTTGTAGGAGCATTGTTCGCTTTAGCAGCCGAAACGGTCAGTCAAACGGCCGTGTGGTCTCTAGCTGTAGGGAACGCAGGCAAGTATACGCCGCTTTTGTTGGGACTAGTATTTATGTTTGGTATGATGCTAACAGATACAATCGATTCATTGATTGTACATAAAATGGTGAATGAATCGAGTAAATTTGGACAATCTGCTTCTCGCTTGATGGGCTGGGTTATTGTTGTCCTCGCGTATGGTGTGTCGTTCTATTTAGCATTCACTTTCTTTAACCCATGGGCCGAAGTAAACTTTGAAATGGTTGGCATTATTCTGTTTGTTTTTTTAGTGTCTATGTTTGTTTTTGTGAGTGTGAAGTCAAAAGGGAAAAATATTAAAATAAATGTCAATTAG
- a CDS encoding M20 family metallopeptidase, translated as MFGGGIDLSQVMVEQSVFSYLKEHEQEMLEDLVGFVKKESPSYSKELVDQCGMYLTQLFQKRLGVGYEIIEEKEVGNHLKFTIGEGEKQLLIIGHFDTVWEKGRLSLRTEGNKLYGPGILDMKGGIVQSIWAIKAIQELGLSLDKKIVFFCNSDEEIGSISSKKYIEEEAQRSEAVLVAEPAVAGSGALKTSRKGAGIFTVKVWGRAAHAGNHHKEGINAIEELARQVIFLQSLTDYEKGTTVNVGTFTGGSGTNVVPEYAEAHVDLRVSTEEEAKRMTDIILNLTPILKGIKLEVTGGMNRPPMVKSKQTEELFECAQSIAAKLGMKLEEAAVGGGSDGNFTAAIGVPTLDGLGACGKGIHAEYEHIQIDTLSERSSLFANLLLQI; from the coding sequence TTGTTTGGAGGAGGAATTGATTTGAGTCAGGTAATGGTAGAACAAAGTGTATTTAGTTATTTAAAAGAACACGAACAAGAGATGCTTGAAGATTTAGTCGGATTTGTGAAAAAAGAATCACCGTCCTACAGCAAAGAGTTAGTAGATCAGTGTGGAATGTATTTAACGCAGCTATTTCAAAAGCGTTTAGGGGTAGGGTACGAAATCATAGAAGAAAAAGAAGTAGGAAACCATTTGAAATTTACGATTGGAGAAGGAGAAAAGCAGCTTTTAATTATCGGTCACTTTGACACGGTATGGGAAAAGGGAAGGCTGAGTCTAAGAACAGAGGGAAACAAGCTGTACGGTCCGGGAATTTTAGACATGAAAGGCGGCATTGTCCAATCTATATGGGCGATTAAAGCGATTCAAGAGCTTGGCTTATCGCTCGATAAAAAAATTGTGTTTTTCTGCAATTCGGATGAAGAGATTGGGTCAATTTCTTCTAAAAAATACATTGAAGAAGAAGCACAAAGAAGTGAAGCAGTGCTAGTAGCGGAACCGGCGGTGGCGGGTTCAGGTGCGTTAAAAACGTCGCGCAAAGGAGCGGGGATTTTCACCGTAAAAGTATGGGGACGAGCAGCACACGCGGGTAATCACCACAAAGAAGGAATCAATGCGATTGAAGAGCTGGCGCGCCAAGTGATTTTTCTGCAGAGCTTAACTGATTATGAAAAAGGTACAACGGTAAACGTTGGGACGTTTACCGGCGGCAGCGGTACAAATGTAGTGCCGGAATATGCAGAAGCGCACGTGGATTTACGTGTTTCTACAGAAGAAGAAGCAAAACGCATGACGGATATTATTTTGAATTTAACACCCATTTTAAAAGGGATTAAGCTCGAAGTAACGGGAGGTATGAATCGTCCTCCGATGGTCAAGTCTAAACAAACGGAAGAGCTATTTGAATGCGCTCAGTCAATCGCGGCGAAACTGGGTATGAAATTGGAAGAAGCAGCTGTGGGCGGGGGAAGTGATGGCAATTTTACAGCGGCCATTGGCGTTCCCACGTTGGATGGATTAGGAGCATGCGGAAAAGGAATACATGCGGAATATGAACATATTCAAATTGATACGTTGTCCGAGCGTTCTTCTTTATTTGCGAATTTGCTGCTGCAAATATAA
- a CDS encoding DoxX family protein — protein sequence MNKNVEIGSLIIRLVLGFTFLVHGFQKWQGGIENTVGFFDSLGIPGFMAYIVATIELVGGILIILGLATRVVSALFVAVMLGAIFTAKLKSGFVGGFEFDIALIAMSAHLFLAGSQFLALDAVVFKKKETAFSLQEESSK from the coding sequence TTGAATAAAAACGTCGAAATTGGTTCACTTATTATTCGTTTAGTATTAGGTTTTACATTTTTAGTACACGGCTTTCAAAAATGGCAAGGCGGGATTGAAAATACAGTAGGGTTCTTCGATAGCTTAGGAATCCCTGGTTTCATGGCATATATTGTTGCAACCATTGAACTCGTAGGTGGGATTCTTATTATTCTTGGCCTAGCAACAAGAGTCGTATCTGCTTTATTTGTGGCAGTTATGCTTGGCGCCATTTTTACAGCCAAGCTTAAAAGCGGATTTGTTGGCGGGTTTGAGTTTGATATTGCCTTAATTGCCATGTCTGCTCACTTATTTCTTGCAGGAAGCCAGTTCCTTGCTCTTGATGCAGTGGTATTCAAAAAGAAAGAAACTGCCTTTTCTCTTCAAGAAGAAAGCAGTAAATAA
- a CDS encoding type 1 glutamine amidotransferase domain-containing protein — MRLENKRVIALVSADFEDLELWYPVMRLREEGAEVHLVGEKANETYMGKYGVPAVSDYAFKDVDPAEYDAILVPGGWAPDKLRRYPEVIEMVRHMDEQQKPIGQICHAGWVLISAKILDGRNVTSTPGIKDDMENAGAIWHDEAVVIDGHIISSRRPPDLPPYAKAFADVLAEQ; from the coding sequence ATGCGTTTAGAAAATAAAAGAGTTATTGCGCTTGTTAGTGCAGACTTTGAAGATCTAGAACTATGGTATCCAGTGATGCGTCTTCGAGAAGAAGGAGCAGAAGTACATTTAGTTGGAGAAAAAGCAAACGAAACGTACATGGGGAAATACGGTGTTCCAGCCGTATCGGACTACGCGTTTAAAGATGTTGATCCAGCTGAATATGACGCTATTTTAGTACCTGGGGGCTGGGCGCCGGATAAACTGCGCCGCTATCCTGAAGTAATTGAAATGGTTCGTCATATGGATGAACAGCAAAAGCCAATCGGCCAAATCTGCCATGCAGGATGGGTATTAATTTCTGCAAAAATCTTAGATGGCCGAAACGTAACAAGTACGCCAGGAATCAAAGATGATATGGAAAATGCGGGAGCTATTTGGCATGATGAAGCAGTCGTAATCGACGGCCACATTATTTCAAGCCGCCGTCCGCCAGACCTTCCTCCTTATGCAAAAGCATTTGCTGATGTACTAGCAGAGCAATAA
- a CDS encoding DinB family protein: MNKNEQFRNDVLRSVESLTYEQLNQQPTSNTWSVMQVLEHLYLMERMIVSRVKDQLENGVDQPTEDKPFHLAVDRSRKVDAPAQVTPSNEKQTLEEMKSKLAESRAALIELEETASEDKLKQKSFPHPVFGLMDLKQWIDFIGYHEKRHQEQIEEIKTAIGA, from the coding sequence ATGAATAAAAATGAACAGTTTCGAAATGATGTATTGAGAAGTGTAGAATCATTAACATATGAACAATTAAATCAACAGCCAACATCTAATACATGGAGCGTTATGCAAGTATTAGAACATTTATATTTGATGGAGCGCATGATTGTTTCACGTGTAAAGGATCAGTTAGAAAACGGTGTGGATCAGCCGACTGAAGATAAGCCGTTTCATTTAGCGGTAGACCGTTCGCGAAAAGTAGATGCACCGGCTCAAGTTACGCCTTCTAATGAAAAGCAGACATTAGAAGAAATGAAGAGTAAGCTGGCAGAATCAAGAGCAGCTTTAATAGAGCTAGAAGAAACAGCAAGTGAAGACAAGCTAAAGCAAAAATCATTTCCACACCCTGTGTTTGGGTTAATGGATTTAAAGCAGTGGATTGATTTTATTGGCTATCATGAAAAGCGTCATCAAGAACAAATAGAAGAAATCAAAACAGCAATTGGTGCATAA
- a CDS encoding lipase family protein, with protein sequence MMRIEPLFYRPLALDLLYACVLAYKQYAQGGTFDVPEGYRLIKSFKASAVGVQEWFGFILESDDSIVIAFRGTQSEADWIADARIRQRPYPYNQQAGLVHEGFLAVYESCRDEIFETYQSLTPKPLYITGHSLGGALAALHALDVATNASFPEVTMYNYGAPRVGDPQFVQTYTNLVSNSRCFVNTTDTVPKIPPKRLYSPSTKQTIYYDQDPLQLSFTIQTGSTVGNHNPQTYSVGIWMMSDYPILVQK encoded by the coding sequence ATGATGAGAATAGAGCCTTTATTTTATCGTCCTTTAGCTCTAGACCTTCTTTATGCGTGCGTCTTAGCTTATAAGCAATACGCACAGGGAGGCACATTTGATGTACCTGAAGGCTACCGGCTTATTAAATCGTTTAAAGCTTCTGCCGTAGGGGTGCAAGAATGGTTTGGTTTTATTTTAGAATCTGATGACTCTATCGTAATTGCATTTCGAGGAACTCAATCTGAGGCAGACTGGATTGCTGATGCTCGCATTCGGCAGCGCCCTTATCCATACAATCAACAAGCCGGTCTCGTCCACGAAGGTTTTTTAGCCGTTTACGAATCATGCCGTGATGAAATTTTTGAAACATATCAGTCCCTTACCCCCAAGCCACTTTATATAACAGGGCATAGCCTAGGTGGTGCACTCGCTGCTCTTCATGCCTTAGATGTCGCCACAAACGCATCTTTTCCGGAAGTTACAATGTACAACTACGGAGCTCCTCGAGTAGGTGATCCTCAATTCGTTCAAACATACACAAATCTTGTTTCAAATAGCCGCTGTTTTGTTAACACGACGGATACGGTTCCTAAAATCCCTCCGAAGCGCCTTTATTCCCCTTCCACCAAGCAAACTATTTATTACGATCAAGATCCTCTGCAACTCTCGTTTACGATTCAAACAGGCTCTACCGTAGGGAATCATAATCCCCAAACATATAGTGTTGGTATTTGGATGATGTCGGACTATCCTATTTTGGTCCAAAAATAA
- a CDS encoding alanine/glycine:cation symporter family protein, whose amino-acid sequence MEQFVTSLNNVLWSTPVIYGCLAIGLFFSILTRFLQVRHLKDMIMLMFQGKSSEAGVSSFQALSLALSGRVGTGNIAGVATAIAFGGPGAVFWMWAVAFIGASSAFIESTLAQIYKVKQDGQYRGGPAYYIEKGTGMKWYGILFAIAALVAMSILMPGVQSNSIALGIDNAFGVSPTITAVGLVIILAFIIFGGVKRIAGVAQFVVPFMALGYIILALIIIAMNISELPGVIALIFKSAFALDSAFGGIVGLAVSWGVKRGIYSNEAGQGTGPHAAAAAEVSHPAKQGLVQAFSVYIDTLFVCSATAFMILFTGMYNTEGPGGSFIISNLPGVEAGPGFTQAAIETVLPGFGAGFVAVALFFFAFTTIMAYYYIAETNIAYLTRGKNGKWAMFALKLVLLGATFYGSVKQASLAWALGDAGLGIMVWLNLIAILILAKPALVALKDYEAQKKQGVDPVFDPVKLGIKNADYWEKEYKKDESQVS is encoded by the coding sequence TTGGAGCAATTTGTAACGAGTTTGAATAATGTGCTATGGAGCACGCCTGTTATTTATGGGTGTCTTGCGATTGGCCTGTTTTTCTCAATTTTAACGAGGTTTTTGCAGGTGAGACACTTAAAAGACATGATTATGCTGATGTTTCAAGGTAAAAGTTCAGAAGCAGGAGTTTCTTCCTTCCAAGCCCTGTCTCTAGCGCTGTCGGGACGAGTCGGAACAGGAAACATTGCTGGAGTTGCGACAGCTATCGCGTTTGGAGGTCCAGGGGCTGTATTTTGGATGTGGGCTGTTGCTTTTATTGGTGCTTCTAGTGCATTCATCGAATCAACACTTGCTCAAATTTATAAAGTTAAACAAGATGGCCAATATCGAGGTGGTCCAGCGTACTACATTGAAAAAGGAACAGGTATGAAATGGTATGGCATTTTATTTGCTATTGCAGCACTTGTTGCGATGAGTATCTTAATGCCGGGTGTTCAGTCTAACTCCATCGCGCTTGGAATCGACAACGCATTTGGCGTTAGTCCAACGATTACAGCAGTAGGATTAGTTATTATTCTTGCTTTTATTATCTTTGGAGGCGTTAAGCGTATTGCAGGAGTGGCCCAATTCGTTGTACCTTTTATGGCACTTGGGTATATTATTTTAGCTCTTATTATTATTGCCATGAACATTTCCGAGTTGCCGGGAGTTATCGCTCTTATTTTTAAAAGTGCTTTTGCATTAGATTCTGCTTTTGGAGGAATTGTTGGTTTAGCTGTTTCTTGGGGAGTTAAGCGAGGCATCTATTCAAACGAAGCAGGACAAGGTACAGGACCTCACGCAGCAGCTGCAGCAGAAGTTTCACATCCGGCGAAACAAGGTCTCGTACAAGCTTTTTCGGTTTATATTGATACACTGTTCGTTTGTTCAGCAACAGCGTTTATGATTTTATTCACAGGCATGTACAACACGGAAGGACCAGGCGGTTCATTTATTATTTCAAATTTACCGGGTGTAGAAGCAGGACCTGGATTTACACAAGCTGCTATTGAAACAGTGTTGCCGGGGTTCGGAGCTGGGTTCGTGGCAGTGGCTCTATTTTTCTTCGCGTTTACAACGATTATGGCTTATTATTACATTGCTGAAACAAATATTGCTTATCTAACTCGCGGAAAGAACGGAAAGTGGGCTATGTTTGCATTAAAGCTTGTCCTGCTGGGAGCTACGTTCTACGGGTCAGTTAAACAAGCATCACTAGCTTGGGCGTTAGGTGATGCGGGACTTGGTATCATGGTATGGCTAAATTTAATTGCTATCTTAATTTTAGCTAAGCCTGCGTTAGTTGCATTAAAAGACTATGAAGCTCAGAAAAAACAAGGGGTAGACCCTGTGTTTGATCCCGTTAAACTAGGAATTAAAAATGCAGACTACTGGGAGAAAGAATATAAGAAAGATGAGTCACAAGTTTCGTAA